One part of the Bacteroidota bacterium genome encodes these proteins:
- a CDS encoding T9SS type A sorting domain-containing protein, which produces MSTQNIGLSFSNGGFYRLIPSPDGSTIVGLCNSSISIEKFSFDRCTGNFGNHLVIYNGTGSPPFSFWDGAISPNNRFLYVTTIGVPEYVFQIDLLNPNAYQNKIVIDSIDSLINTGSAIRLAPNGKIYRSNWWCQNGWNCYPFLDSVYVPVNTHLSVINQPDSFGLACNYAGLGQFLNGFRTYVGLPNDVNLALGALSGSICDTLSVGLNEIKDNIPLMVFPNPSSGLFTVNIKQDLLPKEGYTYTVYSIQGQLIQQGALKGRTSSINLTSYESGMYLLNVTLPKEVVQIKLSKF; this is translated from the coding sequence GTGAGCACTCAGAATATTGGACTTTCTTTCTCAAACGGAGGCTTCTATAGATTAATTCCTTCACCCGATGGAAGTACTATAGTTGGCTTATGCAATTCATCTATTTCTATTGAAAAATTTTCTTTTGACCGGTGTACGGGAAATTTTGGTAATCATTTAGTAATTTATAACGGAACCGGGAGCCCACCATTTAGTTTTTGGGATGGAGCAATCAGTCCGAACAATCGATTTTTATACGTTACAACCATTGGTGTTCCTGAATATGTTTTTCAGATTGACTTGTTAAATCCAAATGCCTATCAAAACAAAATAGTTATTGATTCCATTGATTCATTAATTAATACAGGTTCTGCCATCCGCTTAGCCCCCAATGGGAAAATATATCGCTCTAATTGGTGGTGTCAAAATGGATGGAATTGTTATCCATTTTTGGATTCGGTTTATGTACCTGTAAACACTCATTTAAGTGTCATTAACCAACCCGATAGTTTTGGACTGGCATGTAATTATGCTGGTCTGGGGCAATTCCTAAATGGATTTAGAACTTATGTGGGTCTTCCTAACGATGTTAATTTGGCATTAGGCGCATTGAGCGGGAGCATATGCGATACACTTTCAGTGGGCTTAAATGAAATAAAAGATAATATCCCTTTAATGGTTTTTCCCAATCCTTCGTCAGGTCTTTTCACAGTTAATATAAAACAGGATCTACTTCCTAAAGAAGGATATACCTACACTGTGTATTCTATACAAGGACAGTTGATACAACAAGGCGCATTAAAAGGGAGAACATCCTCCATTAATTTAACATCGTATGAAAGCGGCATGTATTTACTCAATGTAACACTGCCGAAAGAAGTAGTGCAAATTAAATTGAGTAAGTTTTAA
- a CDS encoding murein L,D-transpeptidase catalytic domain family protein — protein MVLLVIHIFFYVQSLFIGEGLAELPVTDKRIVESHRNDADMIFDQLQGCIKKDAFYIAYQGVQKWNPDARMLAIADLSQGSEKQRFYIIDLKKKEVILQTWVAHGKNSGDNFAIHFSNKDASHMSSKGFYSIGEEFISPKHGPALLLEGLEKGLNDKARAREIIIHGADYVSESFIEEHGRCGRSHGCPALPREEMAKAIHLLTPGSLLYVHTGGVGTC, from the coding sequence ATGGTGCTACTCGTCATTCACATCTTCTTCTACGTGCAATCATTGTTTATTGGAGAAGGGCTCGCTGAATTACCCGTTACAGATAAAAGGATAGTTGAAAGTCATCGGAATGATGCCGACATGATCTTCGATCAATTGCAGGGATGTATTAAAAAAGACGCCTTCTACATCGCTTATCAGGGAGTACAAAAATGGAACCCGGATGCCCGCATGCTGGCGATTGCTGACTTATCGCAGGGATCCGAGAAGCAACGCTTTTATATTATTGATTTGAAAAAGAAAGAAGTCATTTTGCAAACATGGGTAGCCCACGGTAAAAACTCAGGTGATAATTTCGCCATTCATTTCTCGAACAAGGATGCTTCGCACATGAGCAGCAAAGGATTTTATAGTATCGGTGAAGAATTCATTTCACCCAAGCACGGACCTGCCTTGCTGTTAGAGGGACTCGAGAAAGGTTTAAATGACAAAGCACGTGCACGTGAAATCATCATTCACGGTGCTGATTATGTAAGCGAATCCTTTATTGAAGAACATGGCCGCTGCGGAAGAAGTCATGGTTGTCCGGCATTGCCGAGAGAAGAAATGGCGAAAGCGATTCATCTTTTGACTCCGGGAAGTTTATTGTATGTTCATACGGGGGGTGTAGGTACCTGCTGA
- a CDS encoding amino acid adenylation domain-containing protein, which translates to MRFDFHQSKFIETEIAPEKLALSGSDADCSWQQLYEETEKLSETLLLLNIPAGEPVIIYGHKEAWFAIAMLACYHSKTTYTPIDKIYPEERVKRIMEITKAQVVINCTGTALPLALPCAIEISTKGEVIPHKSPQHNRPRKEFGEDVLQYIMFTSGSTGEPKGVQILRSSVLTFVDWSTTAFGFSSKDVFLNQAPFTFDVSLCDLLNAFALGGTLVLSAAELTKDQDAFLNRVIHYKCTVWTSTPSFVFIYLRHPFFTSGTMPDLRTFLFMGEELPSRTCTTLHTKFPESRVLNAYGPTEATIVTTLVEITPEIATQQASVPIGFPMPASTLLIDNGGGDIREGELIIVGPHVSPGYFNREDLNEKKFYMHEGQRAFRTGDVAYYEQGMIYFLGRNDDQVKLHGFRIELDEISHVLCEHAEIDEAVTVPLKRNNEVKKIISFVKSSKHTIGVDLRETVLPMLSSRLPYYMIPAEVIVIDDFPYNVSHKIDKNKLVEMYMEGLR; encoded by the coding sequence ATGCGCTTCGACTTCCATCAAAGTAAATTCATAGAGACGGAGATTGCACCGGAGAAGCTTGCCTTGTCGGGCAGCGATGCCGATTGTTCCTGGCAGCAACTCTATGAAGAAACTGAGAAACTTTCAGAAACTCTTTTGCTGTTAAATATTCCCGCGGGTGAGCCGGTCATTATCTACGGTCATAAGGAGGCGTGGTTTGCTATTGCCATGCTGGCTTGTTATCATTCTAAAACCACCTATACACCAATTGATAAAATTTATCCGGAGGAAAGGGTAAAGCGCATCATGGAAATTACCAAGGCGCAGGTCGTCATCAACTGTACCGGTACTGCCTTACCGTTAGCATTGCCTTGCGCGATTGAGATCAGCACGAAGGGAGAAGTGATTCCTCATAAGTCACCGCAGCATAATCGTCCGAGGAAGGAGTTTGGCGAAGATGTACTCCAATACATCATGTTTACTTCCGGCTCAACAGGCGAACCCAAAGGTGTTCAGATATTGCGTTCTTCCGTGCTTACTTTTGTAGATTGGTCGACCACCGCTTTTGGTTTTAGCAGTAAAGATGTTTTCCTGAATCAGGCGCCGTTTACCTTCGATGTTTCCTTATGTGATTTACTCAACGCCTTTGCTTTGGGAGGGACCCTGGTATTAAGTGCGGCAGAGTTGACAAAGGATCAGGATGCATTTTTAAATCGGGTGATTCATTATAAATGCACCGTCTGGACCAGTACACCTTCCTTCGTCTTTATCTATCTCCGCCATCCCTTCTTCACCAGTGGTACCATGCCTGATTTACGCACTTTTCTTTTTATGGGAGAAGAGTTGCCTTCCCGTACCTGCACAACCCTACACACAAAATTTCCGGAGAGCAGAGTGCTCAATGCCTACGGACCTACAGAAGCCACCATCGTCACCACACTCGTCGAGATCACGCCGGAGATAGCTACACAGCAAGCATCAGTGCCTATTGGTTTTCCTATGCCGGCGAGTACATTGCTGATCGATAACGGTGGCGGAGATATCAGGGAAGGAGAACTCATCATTGTCGGACCCCATGTTTCACCGGGTTATTTCAACAGGGAGGATTTAAACGAGAAGAAATTTTATATGCATGAAGGTCAACGTGCATTTCGTACGGGTGATGTCGCTTATTATGAGCAGGGGATGATTTATTTTCTGGGAAGAAATGACGATCAGGTAAAGCTGCATGGCTTCCGTATTGAGCTGGACGAAATTTCTCACGTCTTATGTGAGCATGCAGAAATTGATGAAGCTGTAACCGTTCCATTGAAAAGAAACAATGAAGTAAAGAAGATCATCAGCTTTGTAAAGTCATCCAAACATACCATTGGCGTTGATCTCAGAGAAACTGTTTTACCGATGCTTTCGAGTCGTCTGCCCTATTATATGATTCCTGCAGAAGTGATCGTCATAGATGATTTTCCGTACAACGTCTCCCATAAAATTGACAAGAACAAGTTGGTGGAGATGTATATGGAAGGTTTGAGATAA